One Solanum pennellii chromosome 9, SPENNV200 DNA segment encodes these proteins:
- the LOC107031193 gene encoding uncharacterized protein LOC107031193 isoform X3 yields MYHSLSTVALPRFATVITSAKMSRQRPNLKTQSGKQKTTTTTITPGVPAATVMKTTSGFNSRNKEPNWQCIQNCGACCKLEKGPNFPTAEEIFDDPSDIEIVPTFVELNLPSLRHSMGLKRKSSTRKLADTIKAVYGSTSKELENFNAAIWSST; encoded by the exons ATGTATCATTCGCTGTCTACGGTGGCTCTGCCGCGTTTCGCCACCGTCATCACGTCGGCGAAGATGTCACGTCAGAGGCCAAACCTGAAAACCCAAAGCGGTAAGCAAAAGACGACAACAACCACCATCACTCCCGGTGTACCGGCGGCCACCGTCATGAAAACAACGTCAGGATTTAACAGCAGAAACAAAGAACCCAATTGGCAGTGTATCCAGAACTGTGGTGCCTGCTGCAAACTTGAAAAAGGGCCAAATTTTCCTACCGCTGAAGAAATTTTCGATGACCCTTCTGATATTGAG ATCGTCCCTACTTTTGTCGAGTTGAACCTGCCATCTTTGAGACACTCTATGGGATTGAAACGAAAAAGTTCAACAAGGAAGCTTGCAG ACACAATTAAAGCAGTGTATGGATCAACCTCAAAGGAGTTGGAGAATTTCAATGCTGCAATATGGAGTTCAACTTAG
- the LOC107031193 gene encoding uncharacterized protein LOC107031193 isoform X1 has translation MYHSLSTVALPRFATVITSAKMSRQRPNLKTQSGKQKTTTTTITPGVPAATVMKTTSGFNSRNKEPNWQCIQNCGACCKLEKGPNFPTAEEIFDDPSDIELFNSLVGSDGWCIHFDKSTRKCSIYADRPYFCRVEPAIFETLYGIETKKFNKEACSCCIDTIKAVYGSTSKELENFNAAIWSST, from the exons ATGTATCATTCGCTGTCTACGGTGGCTCTGCCGCGTTTCGCCACCGTCATCACGTCGGCGAAGATGTCACGTCAGAGGCCAAACCTGAAAACCCAAAGCGGTAAGCAAAAGACGACAACAACCACCATCACTCCCGGTGTACCGGCGGCCACCGTCATGAAAACAACGTCAGGATTTAACAGCAGAAACAAAGAACCCAATTGGCAGTGTATCCAGAACTGTGGTGCCTGCTGCAAACTTGAAAAAGGGCCAAATTTTCCTACCGCTGAAGAAATTTTCGATGACCCTTCTGATATTGAG TTATTCAACAGCTTGGTAGGTTCTGATGGATGGTGCATACATTTCGATAAGAGCACAAGAAAATGCTCCATTTATGCTG ATCGTCCCTACTTTTGTCGAGTTGAACCTGCCATCTTTGAGACACTCTATGGGATTGAAACGAAAAAGTTCAACAAGGAAGCTTGCAG TTGTTGCATAGACACAATTAAAGCAGTGTATGGATCAACCTCAAAGGAGTTGGAGAATTTCAATGCTGCAATATGGAGTTCAACTTAG
- the LOC107031193 gene encoding uncharacterized protein LOC107031193 isoform X2, which yields MYHSLSTVALPRFATVITSAKMSRQRPNLKTQSGKQKTTTTTITPGVPAATVMKTTSGFNSRNKEPNWQCIQNCGACCKLEKGPNFPTAEEIFDDPSDIELFNSLVGSDGWCIHFDKSTRKCSIYADRPYFCRVEPAIFETLYGIETKKFNKEACRK from the exons ATGTATCATTCGCTGTCTACGGTGGCTCTGCCGCGTTTCGCCACCGTCATCACGTCGGCGAAGATGTCACGTCAGAGGCCAAACCTGAAAACCCAAAGCGGTAAGCAAAAGACGACAACAACCACCATCACTCCCGGTGTACCGGCGGCCACCGTCATGAAAACAACGTCAGGATTTAACAGCAGAAACAAAGAACCCAATTGGCAGTGTATCCAGAACTGTGGTGCCTGCTGCAAACTTGAAAAAGGGCCAAATTTTCCTACCGCTGAAGAAATTTTCGATGACCCTTCTGATATTGAG TTATTCAACAGCTTGGTAGGTTCTGATGGATGGTGCATACATTTCGATAAGAGCACAAGAAAATGCTCCATTTATGCTG ATCGTCCCTACTTTTGTCGAGTTGAACCTGCCATCTTTGAGACACTCTATGGGATTGAAACGAAAAAGTTCAACAAGGAAGCTTGCAG GAAATGA